Proteins from a genomic interval of Pseudomonas asplenii:
- the selD gene encoding selenide, water dikinase SelD encodes MSEPIRLTQYSHGAGCGCKISPQVLEVILAGSGAQNLDPKLWVGNASRDDAAVYAIDEERGVVSTTDFFMPIVDDPFDFGRIAATNAISDIYAMGGDPLMAIAILGWPVNVLKPEIAREVIRGGREVCDAAGIPLAGGHSIDAPEPIFGLAVTGLVDKRHLKRNDTATAGCILYLTKPLGIGVLTTAEKKGKLRSEDVGLARDWMCTLNKPGSRFGKLAGVTAMTDVTGFGLLGHLVEMADGSGLTARIVYEQVPRLPAVEYYLELGCIPGGTLRNFDSYARKIGPLRELHKRVLCDPQTSGGLLVAVTPEGQAEFLAVAAELGLNLEPIGQLVERQSHAVEVS; translated from the coding sequence ATGAGCGAACCGATTCGCCTGACCCAGTACAGCCACGGCGCAGGCTGCGGTTGCAAGATTTCGCCGCAGGTCTTGGAAGTGATCCTGGCCGGCAGCGGCGCCCAGAACCTCGACCCGAAACTCTGGGTCGGCAACGCTTCGCGCGATGATGCGGCGGTGTATGCAATCGATGAGGAGCGCGGCGTGGTCTCGACCACCGACTTCTTCATGCCGATCGTCGACGATCCCTTCGATTTCGGGCGGATCGCCGCAACCAACGCCATCAGTGACATCTACGCCATGGGCGGCGACCCGTTGATGGCCATCGCGATTCTCGGCTGGCCTGTCAACGTACTGAAACCGGAGATCGCTCGCGAAGTGATTCGCGGCGGCCGCGAGGTCTGCGACGCTGCTGGAATTCCACTGGCCGGTGGGCATTCGATCGATGCCCCCGAGCCGATCTTCGGCCTGGCCGTCACCGGGCTGGTGGACAAGCGCCACCTCAAGCGCAACGACACCGCCACCGCCGGTTGCATCCTGTACCTGACCAAGCCGCTGGGCATTGGCGTGCTGACCACCGCAGAGAAGAAAGGCAAGCTGCGCAGCGAAGACGTCGGCCTGGCTCGCGACTGGATGTGCACCCTGAACAAGCCTGGCAGCCGTTTCGGCAAGCTGGCCGGGGTGACCGCGATGACCGATGTCACCGGTTTCGGCCTGCTCGGCCATCTGGTGGAAATGGCTGACGGCAGCGGCCTGACCGCGCGCATCGTCTATGAGCAGGTGCCGCGCCTGCCAGCGGTCGAGTATTACCTGGAGCTGGGTTGCATTCCGGGCGGTACGCTGCGCAATTTCGACAGCTATGCCAGGAAGATCGGTCCGTTGCGCGAGCTGCACAAACGGGTATTGTGCGACCCGCAGACCAGCGGTGGCCTGTTGGTAGCGGTCACGCCCGAGGGGCAGGCGGAGTTTCTGGCCGTCGCCGCCGAACTGGGCCTGAACCTGGAGCCCATCGGCCAGTTGGTGGAACGACAGAGTCATGCGGTAGAGGTGTCCTGA
- the fabV gene encoding enoyl-ACP reductase FabV yields MIIKPRVRGFICVTTHPVGCEANVKQQIDYVTQQGPVNDGPKNVLVLGASTGYGLAARITAAFGCGAKTLGVFFEREGDEGKLGTAGWYNSAAFHKFAEADGLYAKSINGDAFSDEVKRLTIETIKRDLGKIDLVIYSLAAPRRTDPKTGEVYSSTLKPIGKSITQRGLNTDKEEVNSTTLAEASEEEIAGTIKVMGGEDWQLWIDALDEAGVLADGAKTTAFTYLGEKVTHDIYWNGSIGAAKKDLDQKVLKIRERLAAKGGDARVSVLKAVVTQASSAIPIMPLYLSLLFKVMKEQGVHEGCIEQVYGLYKDSLYSPTPILDEDGRLRADYKELAPEVQDLVAKLWDQVTTENLNELTDFAGYKAEFLRLFGFGVEGVDYDADVSPDVAIANLIQA; encoded by the coding sequence ATGATCATCAAACCACGCGTTCGTGGCTTTATCTGTGTGACCACCCATCCGGTGGGCTGCGAAGCCAACGTCAAGCAACAGATTGACTATGTCACCCAGCAAGGCCCGGTCAATGACGGACCGAAGAACGTCCTGGTGCTCGGCGCCTCTACCGGCTATGGCCTGGCTGCACGCATCACCGCTGCATTCGGTTGCGGCGCCAAGACCCTCGGCGTGTTCTTCGAGCGTGAAGGCGACGAAGGCAAGCTCGGCACCGCCGGCTGGTACAACAGCGCCGCTTTCCACAAGTTTGCCGAGGCCGATGGCCTGTACGCCAAGAGCATCAACGGCGACGCCTTCTCCGACGAAGTCAAGCGCCTGACCATCGAAACCATCAAGCGCGACCTGGGCAAGATCGACCTGGTGATCTACAGCCTGGCGGCCCCGCGTCGTACCGACCCGAAAACCGGTGAAGTCTACAGTTCGACGCTCAAGCCGATCGGCAAGTCGATCACCCAGCGTGGCCTGAACACCGACAAGGAAGAAGTCAACAGCACCACCCTGGCCGAGGCCAGCGAGGAGGAAATCGCCGGTACCATCAAGGTGATGGGTGGTGAAGACTGGCAGCTGTGGATCGACGCCCTGGACGAAGCCGGCGTGCTGGCCGATGGCGCCAAGACCACCGCGTTCACCTATCTGGGCGAGAAAGTCACCCACGACATCTACTGGAACGGCTCCATTGGCGCAGCCAAGAAGGACCTGGACCAGAAGGTCCTGAAGATTCGCGAACGTCTGGCGGCCAAGGGCGGTGACGCCCGGGTGTCGGTACTCAAGGCCGTGGTCACCCAGGCCAGCTCGGCGATCCCGATCATGCCGCTGTACCTGTCGCTGCTGTTCAAGGTGATGAAAGAGCAGGGCGTTCACGAAGGGTGCATCGAGCAGGTCTATGGCCTGTACAAGGACAGCCTGTACTCGCCGACCCCGATCCTCGACGAAGACGGCCGCCTGCGCGCCGACTACAAGGAACTGGCCCCTGAGGTACAGGACCTGGTCGCGAAGCTGTGGGATCAGGTGACCACCGAGAACCTCAACGAACTGACCGATTTCGCCGGCTACAAGGCCGAGTTCCTGCGTCTGTTCGGCTTTGGTGTCGAAGGTGTGGACTACGATGCCGACGTCAGCCCTGACGTGGCGATCGCCAACCTGATCCAGGCTTGA
- the pdxA gene encoding 4-hydroxythreonine-4-phosphate dehydrogenase PdxA yields the protein MSERPVIGITMGDAAGVGPEIIVKSLAHASVHAMCKPLVIGDASRLQSAARIVGSDVQIRAIEHPSQAHYQPGTIDCIDLGLIPHDLPYGRLSAVAGDAAYRYIARTVELAEAGELQAICTAPLNKEALHAGGHIYPGHTELLAHLTGTEEVSMMLMTPTLRVIHVTTHIGIIDAIARIEPGLVRRTIERAHQTLVRAGIEAPLIAVCGINPHAGENGLFGYGEEDTKIQPAIDELRQRGWRIEGPLPADTLFFRAGRGDFDAVVAMYHDQGHGPVKVMGLEAGVNVTIGLPVIRTSVDHGTAFDIAGKGIADERSLIEALRQAVELASREVQSTTTA from the coding sequence ATGTCTGAACGTCCCGTGATTGGTATCACCATGGGCGACGCCGCTGGCGTTGGCCCCGAGATCATCGTCAAATCCCTGGCCCATGCGTCTGTACACGCCATGTGCAAACCGCTGGTCATCGGAGACGCCTCTCGCCTGCAAAGCGCGGCCCGGATTGTCGGTAGCGATGTCCAGATCCGTGCCATCGAGCACCCCTCTCAGGCGCACTATCAACCCGGCACCATCGATTGCATCGACCTCGGCCTTATCCCGCACGACTTGCCCTACGGCCGGCTATCCGCCGTCGCAGGGGATGCCGCCTATCGCTACATCGCGCGGACCGTAGAGCTGGCCGAAGCCGGCGAACTGCAGGCGATCTGCACCGCACCGCTGAACAAGGAAGCCCTGCACGCCGGCGGCCACATCTACCCGGGTCATACCGAACTGCTGGCGCACCTCACCGGTACCGAAGAGGTGTCGATGATGCTGATGACGCCAACCCTGCGGGTCATCCACGTCACCACCCACATCGGCATTATCGATGCCATCGCCAGGATCGAACCGGGCCTGGTACGACGCACCATCGAACGCGCTCACCAGACCCTGGTACGCGCCGGTATCGAGGCCCCTCTCATCGCGGTCTGCGGCATCAACCCACACGCCGGCGAAAACGGCCTGTTCGGATATGGCGAAGAGGACACCAAGATTCAGCCTGCCATCGATGAACTGCGCCAACGTGGCTGGCGCATCGAAGGCCCGCTACCGGCCGATACGCTGTTCTTCCGCGCCGGCCGAGGCGACTTCGATGCCGTGGTGGCGATGTACCACGATCAGGGGCATGGTCCCGTGAAAGTCATGGGCCTGGAAGCGGGAGTCAACGTGACCATCGGACTGCCGGTGATCCGAACCTCCGTCGACCACGGCACCGCCTTCGATATCGCCGGCAAAGGAATCGCCGACGAACGCAGCCTCATCGAAGCCCTGCGTCAAGCGGTCGAGCTGGCAAGCCGGGAGGTGCAGAGCACCACTACCGCCTGA
- a CDS encoding permease: MTSLSSTTPARGWSLWWKPLLFLAIAAIGLYYVKWSPYYAKAFIAADSHSIGGSIINDNPGSPVAAALAYAQVYFLAIWKAAVLAVILGSLLQVLIPRDWLLRLFGRAGFGSTMRGGLFALPGMMCSCCAAPVAAGMRRQNVSVGAALAFWIANPVLNPATLVFMGFVLGWGFSAIRLVAGLVLVLGVSLIAQRIARPETLPEPAVHALVEASTANEQPFFLRWGKTLWQLFWSTIPVYILAVLLLGAARVWLFPHVDGAMGNSLLWLVPLAIVGTLFVIPTAAEIPIVQTMMTLGLGTAPAVALLMTLPSISLPSLLMLRKDFDARVLVTVAVLTMLVGIVSGLVAVVVL; the protein is encoded by the coding sequence ATGACCTCACTCTCCTCCACCACCCCTGCCCGGGGTTGGTCGCTGTGGTGGAAACCGCTGCTGTTTCTCGCCATCGCCGCCATCGGCCTGTACTACGTCAAGTGGTCGCCCTACTACGCCAAGGCCTTCATCGCCGCCGACAGCCACAGCATCGGTGGCTCGATCATCAACGATAATCCGGGCTCACCGGTGGCGGCCGCGCTGGCCTATGCCCAGGTGTATTTCCTGGCGATCTGGAAGGCCGCAGTGCTGGCGGTGATCCTCGGCTCGCTGTTGCAGGTACTGATTCCCCGTGACTGGCTGCTGCGTCTGTTCGGCCGGGCCGGTTTTGGCTCGACCATGCGCGGTGGGCTGTTCGCCCTGCCCGGCATGATGTGCTCCTGCTGCGCGGCACCGGTGGCCGCAGGCATGCGCCGGCAGAATGTCTCGGTCGGCGCGGCACTGGCGTTCTGGATCGCCAATCCGGTGCTCAACCCCGCCACCCTGGTGTTCATGGGCTTCGTGCTCGGCTGGGGGTTCAGCGCGATCCGTCTGGTGGCAGGCCTGGTGCTGGTGCTCGGGGTGTCGCTGATCGCCCAGCGGATCGCCCGGCCGGAAACCTTGCCGGAGCCGGCCGTACACGCGCTGGTCGAGGCCAGCACAGCGAACGAGCAGCCTTTCTTCCTGCGCTGGGGCAAGACACTCTGGCAACTGTTCTGGAGCACCATTCCGGTCTACATCCTCGCGGTGCTGCTGCTCGGCGCGGCGCGGGTCTGGTTGTTTCCCCATGTCGACGGTGCGATGGGCAACAGTCTGCTGTGGCTGGTGCCGCTGGCAATCGTCGGTACGCTGTTCGTGATCCCGACCGCAGCGGAAATTCCGATCGTGCAGACCATGATGACCCTGGGCCTGGGCACCGCCCCCGCCGTGGCGCTGCTGATGACCCTGCCGAGCATCAGCCTGCCGTCGCTGCTGATGCTGCGCAAGGACTTCGATGCACGGGTGCTGGTGACCGTAGCGGTCCTGACCATGCTGGTAGGCATCGTCAGCGGTTTGGTGGCGGTGGTGGTGCTCTAA
- the dapA gene encoding 4-hydroxy-tetrahydrodipicolinate synthase, with the protein MRFHGIVPALLTPFTADQQLDEAALRNLVENLIGHGVHGLFALGTNGEFFALSQEEKLRIAAIMVDATAGRVPVIVGTGAFATHEVVDMNKRMADIGVDGLSVITPYFNAVSERELIRHYEVIAEASSLPIMLYNIPAKTGMSIGIKAVAALSQHPMIKGIKDSAGNFDSLVQMMNYRSDDFAVFAGTDSLIYWNLLAGGDGAVAATANAVPHVVMDIWNRFQAGDHTGARAAQERLRPLRDAFAMGALPVVLKEATGLLNLPVGPCRSPILPLEPAQAERLASMLSVYQD; encoded by the coding sequence ATGAGATTTCACGGCATCGTTCCCGCTCTCCTCACCCCCTTTACAGCCGATCAGCAGCTCGACGAAGCCGCTCTGCGCAACCTGGTCGAAAACCTGATCGGTCACGGCGTCCACGGCCTGTTCGCCCTCGGCACCAACGGTGAATTCTTCGCCCTTTCCCAGGAAGAGAAACTGCGCATCGCTGCGATCATGGTCGACGCCACTGCCGGTCGGGTGCCGGTGATCGTCGGGACGGGTGCCTTCGCCACCCATGAAGTGGTGGACATGAACAAACGCATGGCCGACATCGGTGTCGACGGCCTGTCAGTCATCACCCCTTACTTCAACGCGGTGAGCGAGCGCGAATTGATCCGTCATTACGAGGTCATCGCCGAGGCTTCGAGCCTGCCGATCATGCTCTACAACATCCCAGCCAAGACCGGGATGAGCATCGGCATCAAGGCCGTTGCCGCGCTCAGCCAGCACCCGATGATCAAAGGCATCAAGGACAGCGCTGGCAACTTCGACAGCCTGGTGCAGATGATGAACTACCGCAGCGACGACTTCGCCGTATTCGCCGGTACCGATTCCCTCATCTACTGGAACCTCCTGGCCGGCGGCGACGGCGCCGTCGCCGCCACTGCCAACGCGGTGCCGCACGTGGTCATGGATATCTGGAACCGCTTCCAGGCAGGCGATCACACCGGTGCCCGCGCCGCCCAGGAACGCCTGCGTCCGCTGCGCGATGCCTTTGCCATGGGCGCCCTGCCTGTCGTGCTCAAGGAAGCCACCGGCCTGCTCAACCTCCCCGTGGGGCCCTGCCGCTCGCCGATCCTGCCGTTGGAGCCCGCCCAGGCCGAACGCCTGGCCAGCATGCTGTCTGTCTACCAAGACTGA
- a CDS encoding sensor domain-containing diguanylate cyclase → MSTPSSAQTDSDVYKTLLESTRAIPWRLDWQTMTFSYIGPQIETLLGWAQDSWVGIDDWVSRMHPDDREYVVNFCVSQSKAGVDHEADYRALTRDGEYVWIRDVVHVVRKDGEVEALIGFMFDISERKKTEEHLARLQKQLEEYSFQDGLTGIANRRMFDTVLAREWEQAQRSQLPLSLIILDIDFFKQYNDHYGHIKGDEALRQVAQTLAQATNRPRDFIARIGGEEFVWLLPETPADKARQVAQNCLQLIRQQQIAHEKSAVAGLLSLSLGVGTTRASPEEPALDFVGKVDELLYRIKRNGRMGAEYADFSQ, encoded by the coding sequence ATGAGCACCCCGTCCTCTGCGCAAACCGATAGCGACGTCTACAAGACCCTGCTCGAATCGACCCGGGCCATTCCCTGGCGGCTCGACTGGCAGACCATGACCTTCAGCTACATCGGCCCACAGATCGAGACGCTGCTCGGCTGGGCACAGGACAGTTGGGTCGGCATCGATGACTGGGTATCGCGCATGCACCCGGACGACCGTGAGTACGTGGTGAATTTCTGCGTCTCGCAGTCCAAGGCCGGGGTCGACCATGAGGCCGACTACCGCGCCCTGACCCGCGACGGTGAGTACGTATGGATACGCGATGTGGTGCATGTGGTGCGCAAGGACGGGGAAGTCGAAGCACTGATCGGCTTCATGTTCGATATCAGCGAACGCAAGAAGACCGAGGAACACCTGGCCCGCCTGCAGAAGCAATTGGAGGAATACTCGTTCCAGGACGGCCTGACCGGAATCGCCAACCGCCGCATGTTCGACACCGTGCTCGCCCGTGAGTGGGAACAGGCCCAGCGCAGTCAACTGCCCCTGTCGCTGATCATTCTGGATATCGACTTCTTCAAGCAGTACAACGATCACTACGGCCATATCAAGGGCGACGAAGCCTTGCGTCAGGTGGCACAGACCCTCGCCCAGGCGACCAACCGGCCCCGGGACTTCATTGCCCGGATCGGCGGCGAGGAGTTCGTCTGGCTATTGCCCGAAACACCGGCGGACAAGGCCCGGCAGGTTGCGCAGAATTGCCTGCAACTGATTCGCCAGCAGCAGATCGCCCATGAGAAGTCGGCAGTGGCCGGGTTGCTGAGCCTCAGTCTGGGGGTCGGTACCACCCGCGCCAGTCCTGAAGAGCCGGCGCTGGACTTTGTCGGGAAGGTCGATGAGTTGTTGTACCGGATCAAGCGCAACGGGCGCATGGGCGCCGAGTATGCCGATTTCAGCCAATGA
- a CDS encoding iron-containing alcohol dehydrogenase, which translates to MSYHFQTVKHLVHGAGSLDELPQRLALLDTEIKRLVLITQNAMHKLGVTQRVVDMFSAVGISVHWVDQVEIEPTLENIEHVFREQIAPHAPDALLAIGGGSVLDAAKLFSVLLTNDAPLRSMLGIDNIARAGIPTVLVPTTAGTGSEVTPNAIVTLPDEALKVGAVSRHLLPTLVLLDPLLTLSLPKAITAATGMDAFTHALESFISTKANPVSDGFALESMRLIAGSLVESYEQPDSVRARADMLLGSMYGGLALTAAGTAAVHALAYPLGGQFHVTHGVANAMLLPHVMLFNQDACADRLKRAACVCGIAREEDSAEQAAGKLVAQIVEWTHRLQIPQDLRAFGVEDQHIPELAIAASKVTRLMVNNPKAMSLEDIEAVYRCLLP; encoded by the coding sequence ATGAGCTACCACTTCCAAACCGTCAAACATCTGGTGCATGGCGCCGGCAGCCTGGATGAGTTGCCACAACGCCTGGCGCTGCTCGACACCGAGATCAAGCGCCTGGTCCTGATCACGCAGAACGCCATGCACAAGCTCGGTGTCACCCAGCGCGTGGTCGACATGTTCAGTGCCGTGGGTATCAGCGTCCATTGGGTCGATCAGGTGGAAATCGAGCCGACCCTGGAGAACATCGAGCACGTCTTCCGCGAACAGATCGCCCCCCACGCCCCGGACGCCCTCTTGGCCATCGGTGGCGGCAGCGTGCTGGACGCCGCCAAATTGTTCTCGGTGCTGCTGACCAACGATGCACCGTTGCGCAGCATGCTTGGCATCGACAACATCGCTCGCGCCGGCATTCCCACTGTGCTGGTACCGACCACAGCGGGTACTGGCTCGGAGGTCACCCCCAATGCCATCGTCACCCTGCCGGACGAAGCACTGAAAGTCGGCGCAGTCAGTCGGCACCTGCTGCCCACCCTGGTACTGCTCGATCCGTTACTGACCCTCAGCCTGCCCAAGGCGATCACGGCCGCCACCGGCATGGATGCCTTCACCCATGCCCTGGAGTCATTCATCTCCACCAAGGCCAACCCGGTCAGTGACGGTTTCGCCCTGGAGTCCATGCGACTGATCGCCGGCAGCCTGGTGGAGTCCTATGAACAACCGGACTCGGTACGGGCCCGTGCGGACATGCTGCTGGGCTCAATGTATGGCGGCCTCGCCTTGACCGCCGCCGGTACCGCCGCAGTACATGCCCTGGCCTACCCGCTGGGCGGTCAGTTCCATGTCACCCACGGTGTGGCCAATGCCATGCTGCTGCCCCACGTGATGCTGTTCAATCAGGACGCCTGCGCCGACCGCCTCAAACGTGCAGCGTGCGTGTGCGGTATCGCCCGCGAAGAGGACAGCGCCGAACAGGCCGCCGGCAAGCTGGTCGCGCAGATCGTCGAGTGGACCCACCGCCTGCAGATCCCTCAAGACCTGCGCGCCTTTGGCGTGGAAGACCAACATATCCCCGAACTGGCGATCGCTGCATCCAAAGTCACCCGCTTGATGGTCAACAATCCGAAAGCCATGTCGCTCGAGGACATCGAGGCGGTCTACCGGTGCCTGCTGCCATGA
- the mnmH gene encoding tRNA 2-selenouridine(34) synthase MnmH, translated as MPGDITDYRTLFLNDVPMMDTRAPIEFAKGAFPGVLNLPLMNDLERQWIGTCYKQHGQQAAITLGHQLVSGEVKAARLQAWVDFTRAHPEGVLYCFRGGLRSQIVQQWLSQDAGIDYPRVGGGYKAMRTFLMQTVEQTVAQSDFVLLGGMTGTGKTDVILQLDNSLDLEGHANHRGSSFGKRATGQPSNIDFENRLAVDLLKKRARGIEQFVVEDESRMVGRCALPLALYQGMQHFSMVWLEDGLESRVERILRDYVVQLCAEFIAVHGEHGFTLFGERLLGSLDNIHKRLGGECHRRMRVLMAEALAEQERSGNVDLHRAWILGLLSEYYDPMYVFQRESKGARIEFAGDQAAVLEYLRHRARR; from the coding sequence ATGCCCGGCGATATCACCGACTACCGCACACTGTTTCTCAATGATGTCCCGATGATGGATACCCGGGCGCCGATCGAGTTCGCCAAGGGCGCCTTTCCCGGGGTGCTCAACCTGCCGCTGATGAACGACCTGGAGCGGCAGTGGATTGGCACCTGCTATAAGCAGCACGGCCAGCAGGCGGCGATTACCCTCGGACACCAATTGGTCTCCGGTGAGGTCAAGGCCGCCCGGTTACAGGCTTGGGTCGACTTCACCCGGGCGCACCCGGAGGGCGTGCTCTACTGTTTTCGTGGCGGCCTGCGCTCGCAGATCGTCCAGCAATGGCTCAGCCAGGACGCGGGCATCGACTACCCGAGAGTCGGCGGTGGCTACAAGGCCATGCGGACCTTCCTGATGCAGACCGTCGAGCAGACGGTGGCGCAGTCGGACTTCGTGCTGCTGGGCGGAATGACCGGCACCGGCAAGACCGACGTCATCCTTCAGTTGGATAACAGCCTGGATCTGGAAGGGCATGCCAATCATCGCGGCTCCAGCTTCGGCAAGCGGGCCACCGGGCAGCCGTCCAATATCGACTTCGAAAACCGCCTGGCGGTCGATCTGCTGAAAAAGCGTGCCCGCGGTATCGAGCAGTTCGTCGTCGAGGATGAGAGCCGCATGGTCGGGCGCTGCGCCTTGCCGCTGGCGTTGTACCAGGGCATGCAACACTTCTCCATGGTCTGGCTGGAGGATGGTCTGGAGAGCCGCGTCGAGCGTATCCTGCGCGATTATGTGGTGCAGCTGTGCGCGGAGTTCATCGCCGTTCACGGTGAGCACGGCTTCACGCTCTTTGGCGAACGCTTGCTGGGTAGCCTGGACAACATCCACAAGCGCCTGGGCGGCGAGTGCCACCGGCGGATGCGGGTATTGATGGCTGAGGCCCTGGCTGAGCAGGAGCGCTCCGGTAATGTCGACCTGCACCGAGCCTGGATTCTGGGTCTGCTCAGCGAGTACTACGACCCGATGTACGTGTTCCAGCGTGAAAGCAAGGGTGCCCGGATCGAGTTCGCCGGCGATCAGGCGGCGGTGCTGGAGTACCTCAGGCATCGCGCAAGGCGCTGA
- a CDS encoding four-carbon acid sugar kinase family protein — protein MKRLLIVADDLTGAADCAVGFSEHLRCEVLLSPLAHLPDAPVVALDLDSRQMPVEAAVRAHRQWLSNPAVAELPLYKKIDSTLRGHYAAEIAALNQRAMAVMAPAYPALGRTTRHGIQYLNGVPVDRSETWQNEGLQGTSDICAALQAQGLRCALLGREHLTPPSELKQRVLQALNDAVDVLVCDAEQDEDLNHLASATVDLCEQLYWVGSGGLAKALARLIEAQPVTPATAPRKPLLAVIGSMASPSHEQAQRLISISQAKSVQLDADWLLDPQRTEERLQCSLEWAGLMGSGHDLVVRMDQGHRPTQHSRDLSQALAACMQPALKQAGTLIATGGETARALLTQAGIHQLMLQGEPVPGLVQAEANYQGRALTVVTKAGAFGDPDALVAIWRYLTHGSAPQLEECPHV, from the coding sequence ATGAAACGTCTGCTGATCGTCGCCGACGACCTCACGGGGGCCGCCGATTGCGCAGTGGGTTTCAGCGAACACCTGCGCTGCGAGGTGCTGCTCAGCCCCCTTGCACATTTGCCGGATGCGCCAGTGGTGGCGCTGGATCTTGACAGTCGCCAGATGCCGGTAGAAGCCGCAGTTCGCGCCCATCGGCAATGGCTGAGCAACCCGGCCGTGGCTGAACTGCCGTTGTATAAAAAAATCGACTCGACACTGCGCGGACATTACGCCGCAGAAATCGCTGCGCTCAATCAGCGCGCCATGGCCGTCATGGCGCCGGCCTACCCGGCCCTCGGCAGAACCACGCGCCATGGCATTCAGTACCTCAATGGCGTGCCCGTCGACCGCAGCGAAACCTGGCAAAACGAAGGTCTGCAAGGCACTTCGGATATTTGCGCCGCGTTGCAGGCGCAAGGACTGCGCTGCGCTCTGCTCGGCCGAGAACACCTCACTCCGCCAAGCGAATTGAAACAACGTGTTCTGCAAGCCCTCAATGACGCCGTCGATGTTCTTGTCTGCGACGCCGAGCAGGATGAGGATCTGAATCACCTCGCCAGTGCCACGGTGGATCTCTGCGAGCAGCTCTATTGGGTCGGTTCAGGCGGTTTGGCGAAAGCGTTGGCACGATTGATCGAAGCGCAACCGGTAACGCCAGCGACTGCCCCCCGCAAACCACTGCTGGCCGTCATCGGTTCAATGGCCTCACCCTCGCATGAGCAGGCTCAACGGCTGATTTCAATCAGCCAGGCGAAGTCCGTGCAACTCGACGCCGATTGGCTCCTTGATCCACAACGGACAGAGGAGCGCCTCCAATGCTCGCTGGAGTGGGCTGGGCTGATGGGAAGCGGGCACGATCTGGTGGTTCGAATGGATCAGGGCCATCGCCCCACACAACATTCCCGCGACTTGAGCCAGGCGCTTGCCGCTTGCATGCAACCGGCCTTGAAACAGGCTGGCACGCTGATCGCCACCGGTGGTGAAACCGCCCGTGCCCTGCTCACCCAAGCCGGTATCCATCAACTGATGCTGCAAGGTGAACCTGTACCAGGGCTGGTGCAGGCCGAGGCCAACTACCAGGGCCGCGCCTTGACGGTGGTCACGAAAGCGGGTGCCTTCGGCGACCCCGACGCGCTCGTCGCCATCTGGCGATATCTCACCCATGGTTCCGCACCCCAACTGGAAGAGTGCCCACATGTCTGA